A single Nostoc sp. PCC 7107 DNA region contains:
- a CDS encoding Gfo/Idh/MocA family protein, with protein MTNSRQAQVIVVGAGNWGKNLVRNFHTLGALAGVAEAHPGLREAIATTYPDITTYSDFAAALATDVPALVLATPAPGHYELAMAALQAGKDVFVEKPMTLRTEEARQLAEYADKHGRILMVGHLLLYQPAIAWMRNYLTSGQAGKVIHVAARRLKLGKVRSEENVWWSFAPHDVSVVLDLLGNPKLQSVQAQGHAILQPSIEDSVQVDLRFGSGQSAQIHCSWYWPLTERSTVVIAEAQMLVYDEVAQTVTIHHKHIDQDLKHYDQGSEIVEVAASEPLKIECQHFLDCLQTRQTPRSDGWNGVAVVEILEEAQKSLHG; from the coding sequence GTGACAAATTCAAGGCAAGCACAAGTAATTGTAGTTGGGGCGGGAAACTGGGGTAAAAACTTGGTGCGGAATTTCCACACTTTAGGGGCGTTGGCAGGAGTAGCCGAAGCTCATCCTGGTTTACGAGAAGCGATCGCCACAACTTACCCAGATATTACTACATACAGTGATTTTGCCGCAGCCTTAGCAACGGATGTCCCAGCATTAGTCTTAGCCACACCAGCACCTGGCCATTATGAATTGGCAATGGCAGCTTTACAAGCAGGCAAAGATGTGTTTGTGGAAAAGCCAATGACACTGCGGACAGAGGAAGCTAGACAACTAGCGGAATACGCCGACAAACACGGGCGAATTTTAATGGTAGGACATTTATTGTTATACCAGCCGGCGATCGCTTGGATGCGGAATTATCTCACTAGTGGTCAAGCGGGGAAAGTTATCCACGTCGCCGCCAGAAGATTGAAACTCGGCAAAGTCCGCAGCGAAGAAAATGTCTGGTGGTCATTTGCACCCCATGATGTTTCTGTAGTCTTAGACTTATTGGGCAACCCAAAATTGCAAAGCGTCCAAGCTCAAGGTCATGCTATCTTACAACCCAGTATTGAAGATTCTGTACAAGTTGACCTGCGTTTTGGCAGTGGTCAATCAGCCCAGATTCATTGTTCTTGGTACTGGCCGTTAACAGAACGCAGCACCGTAGTGATTGCCGAAGCGCAGATGTTGGTTTACGATGAAGTCGCTCAAACTGTGACTATCCACCACAAACATATTGACCAAGATTTAAAACACTACGACCAAGGTAGTGAAATTGTGGAAGTAGCCGCATCAGAACCCCTGAAAATCGAGTGTCAACACTTTCTAGATTGTTTGCAAACCCGTCAAACCCCCCGTTCTGATGGGTGGAATGGTGTAGCCGTCGTGGAAATTTTAGAGGAGGCGCAGAAATCCCTACATGGCTAA
- the asnB gene encoding asparagine synthase (glutamine-hydrolyzing) yields the protein MCGITGILNLDGDPVSPVILKKMTDAIAHRGPDGEGQYIDNGLGLGHRRLAIIDLSPAGHQPMSTIDGQLIMTYNGEIYNFNELRIELESLGYQFRSRTDSEVLLYAYAEWREKCLERFNGMFAFAIWDKRRRELFLARDRYGIKPLYYTNTGTKFIFGSEVKAIIAHPDYPRSIDFEGLLEYLTFQNFLTEKTLFKDIKLLPAGTYMCLSLDTQKSVQQQYWDYHFVEPDNPLDDREYLEELDRLFRQAINRQLISDVELGAYLSGGIDSGSITAIAAQQLPYIKSFTCGFDLNSASGVEVSYDEREAAEYMSYLFKTEHYEMVLKAGDMERVMPRLAWHLEEPRVGQSYPNFYVAQLASKFVKVVLAGTGGDELFAGYPWRYYRAVVNDDFEHYVDKYYSFWQRLLSPEEIKNVFQPIWSKVEHISTKDIFSSVFRQHSVELTRPEDYVNHSLYFEAKTFLHGLLVVEDKLSMAHSLETRVPFLDNDLVDFAMKIPTRLKLGNLTEVIRLNENEPGNKTDKYFQKNKDGKLLLREVMSNYIPKVLTERVKQGFSAPDASWFKGESIDYVRRTIENNHAKIYNFLDQSAVSQLVDEHLQGKANRRLLIWSLLNLEKWCSLFL from the coding sequence ATGTGTGGAATTACAGGTATACTCAATCTAGATGGCGATCCAGTATCCCCAGTGATACTCAAAAAAATGACAGATGCGATCGCTCACCGAGGCCCAGATGGTGAAGGACAATATATAGATAATGGTCTTGGTCTTGGTCATCGTCGTCTAGCTATCATAGATTTATCTCCGGCTGGCCATCAACCAATGTCAACAATCGATGGTCAGTTGATTATGACCTACAACGGAGAGATTTATAATTTTAACGAATTACGCATTGAATTAGAATCTTTAGGCTATCAATTTCGTTCCCGCACAGACAGCGAAGTGCTACTTTATGCTTATGCAGAGTGGAGAGAAAAATGCCTGGAACGATTCAATGGTATGTTTGCCTTTGCAATTTGGGACAAGCGGCGAAGAGAATTATTTTTAGCACGCGATCGCTACGGAATTAAACCTTTATATTACACAAACACAGGCACTAAATTTATCTTTGGTTCGGAAGTCAAAGCCATCATTGCACATCCCGATTATCCTCGATCTATAGATTTTGAGGGATTACTGGAATATTTGACATTTCAAAATTTCTTAACTGAAAAAACTTTATTTAAAGATATAAAACTGTTGCCTGCGGGAACATATATGTGTCTATCATTAGACACGCAAAAGTCAGTACAACAACAATATTGGGATTATCATTTTGTTGAGCCAGATAATCCTTTAGATGACAGAGAATATCTAGAAGAATTAGATAGATTATTTCGCCAAGCAATCAATCGCCAACTAATTAGTGATGTCGAATTGGGAGCTTATTTAAGCGGGGGAATAGATAGTGGCTCAATTACTGCGATCGCGGCGCAACAACTTCCCTATATTAAATCTTTTACTTGTGGTTTTGACCTTAATTCCGCTTCTGGTGTTGAAGTGAGTTATGATGAGCGAGAAGCTGCTGAATATATGTCTTATTTATTCAAGACTGAACACTACGAAATGGTCTTGAAAGCTGGTGATATGGAACGAGTAATGCCGCGTTTAGCATGGCATTTGGAAGAACCACGTGTAGGACAGAGTTATCCAAATTTTTATGTAGCCCAATTAGCCAGTAAATTTGTGAAAGTTGTCCTTGCTGGTACTGGCGGAGATGAACTATTTGCAGGTTATCCTTGGCGCTATTACCGTGCAGTTGTCAATGATGATTTTGAGCATTACGTTGATAAATACTATAGTTTTTGGCAACGATTACTATCTCCAGAAGAAATTAAAAATGTTTTTCAACCGATTTGGTCAAAAGTAGAGCATATTTCTACTAAAGATATTTTTAGCAGTGTGTTTAGACAGCATTCGGTTGAGCTAACTCGTCCTGAAGATTATGTTAATCACTCTCTTTACTTTGAAGCTAAAACTTTCTTACATGGGCTTTTAGTTGTGGAAGATAAATTGAGTATGGCGCATTCCTTAGAAACGAGAGTACCATTTCTGGATAACGATTTGGTGGATTTTGCCATGAAAATCCCCACGCGGTTAAAATTGGGCAACCTTACAGAAGTAATCAGATTAAACGAAAATGAACCAGGAAATAAAACTGACAAGTATTTTCAAAAAAATAAAGATGGTAAATTATTGCTCCGCGAAGTCATGAGCAACTATATTCCTAAAGTTTTAACGGAACGAGTCAAACAGGGATTCTCTGCGCCTGATGCTAGTTGGTTTAAGGGAGAAAGTATTGATTATGTGCGGCGCACAATTGAAAATAATCATGCTAAGATTTACAATTTTTTAGATCAATCAGCCGTAAGCCAATTAGTCGATGAGCATTTGCAAGGAAAGGCTAATCGCCGCTTATTAATCTGGTCACTGTTGAATTTAGAAAAATGGTGTAGTCTTTTTTTATAA
- a CDS encoding DegT/DnrJ/EryC1/StrS aminotransferase family protein, translating to MSQDKIPVLDLKPQYESLKAEIQEAITRVLESGQFIMGPDVKLFEQEAAEYLGVKHAIAVNSGTDALVIGLKALGINQGDEVITTPFSFFATAESISNVGATPIFADISADSFNIDPAAIVEKITPRTTAIMPVHLYGNPAAMAAILDIAQAHNLKVIEDCAQSFGARYHGTCAGCNEECQESIRTRITGKQTGTIGDVGAYSFFPSKNLGAFGDGGLIATDNDQFAETARMLRVHGAKKKYHNEVLGYNSRLDTLQAAILRVKLPHIDQWNEGRRRVAKTYNELLADVAGVITPNLADGHVFHQYTIRILDGKRDRVQQNLAAQGIGSMIYYPIPQDKLPVYKGQYPANPVSDLLSDEVLSLPIWPELADTEINRVVKTIKEAIVLDS from the coding sequence ATGAGCCAAGATAAAATTCCTGTTCTCGACCTTAAACCGCAATACGAATCTCTCAAAGCTGAAATTCAGGAAGCTATCACACGGGTGTTGGAATCTGGTCAATTTATTATGGGGCCAGATGTCAAATTATTTGAGCAAGAAGCAGCAGAGTATCTGGGCGTGAAACACGCGATCGCGGTAAACTCTGGAACTGATGCTTTAGTTATTGGGTTGAAAGCGTTAGGCATTAATCAAGGTGATGAGGTAATTACTACACCCTTTAGCTTTTTTGCTACAGCTGAATCAATTAGTAACGTAGGCGCAACACCAATATTTGCTGATATTAGTGCCGATAGCTTTAATATTGACCCAGCCGCCATTGTTGAGAAAATTACACCACGCACCACAGCTATCATGCCAGTTCACCTCTATGGTAATCCCGCAGCGATGGCAGCCATTTTAGACATTGCCCAAGCCCACAATCTCAAAGTCATTGAAGACTGCGCCCAGTCTTTCGGCGCACGTTATCATGGCACTTGTGCTGGATGCAATGAGGAGTGTCAAGAAAGTATACGTACCCGCATTACTGGCAAACAAACAGGTACAATCGGCGATGTTGGCGCTTATTCCTTCTTCCCTTCTAAAAACTTAGGTGCTTTCGGTGATGGCGGATTAATCGCTACTGATAATGACCAATTTGCTGAAACTGCCCGGATGTTGCGCGTACATGGGGCCAAGAAGAAGTATCATAATGAAGTTTTAGGTTATAACTCCCGCTTAGATACATTGCAGGCAGCAATTTTACGTGTGAAGTTGCCCCATATTGACCAATGGAATGAAGGCAGACGCAGAGTTGCAAAAACTTACAACGAATTATTGGCTGATGTTGCAGGTGTAATTACACCAAACCTCGCCGATGGTCATGTGTTTCACCAATACACCATTCGGATTTTAGATGGTAAGCGCGATCGCGTGCAGCAAAATTTAGCCGCCCAAGGCATCGGTAGTATGATTTACTATCCCATTCCTCAAGATAAATTGCCTGTATATAAAGGTCAGTATCCCGCAAATCCCGTGAGTGATCTGCTATCTGATGAAGTTCTGAGTCTACCCATCTGGCCAGAATTAGCCGACACTGAAATTAACCGAGTGGTTAAAACAATCAAGGAAGCAATAGTTCTTGATTCATAG
- a CDS encoding NAD-dependent epimerase/dehydratase family protein has product MDLQGKRLLVIGGAGLIGSHTVDQLLKEDVAEIRIYDNFTRGRQENLTEAFKDPRVNVFPLGGELLHRDILDQAMKGIDGVFHFAALWLLHCYDYPRSAFEVNIGGTFNVLEACINNGVQKLVYSSSASVYGDAIEEPMREDHPYNNTTFYGATKIAGEHICRSLYHRYKGTEKHFDYVGLRYMNVYGPRQDYQGTYIAVIMKILDRLDKGLPPVVYGDGSQAYDFIYVGDCARANVCAMKSTATDAFYNVGTGVKTTIQELAELILEVTGSDLKIQYEPGGQTFVTNRVGCPQKASAEIDFAAKLQLKEGLAKLIEWRNSHKEEVASRRRAVGIAD; this is encoded by the coding sequence ATGGATTTACAAGGCAAGCGGCTTTTAGTGATTGGTGGCGCTGGATTAATTGGATCTCACACAGTTGATCAACTACTAAAAGAAGATGTCGCAGAAATCCGCATTTATGATAATTTCACTCGCGGCAGACAAGAAAACTTAACTGAAGCTTTTAAAGACCCACGAGTTAATGTTTTTCCTTTAGGTGGTGAACTCCTCCACAGAGATATTTTAGATCAGGCGATGAAAGGCATTGATGGAGTTTTTCATTTTGCCGCCCTGTGGTTATTGCATTGTTACGATTATCCCCGTTCTGCTTTTGAAGTTAATATTGGGGGTACCTTTAATGTTTTAGAAGCTTGTATTAATAATGGAGTACAAAAGCTAGTTTATTCTTCCTCGGCTTCTGTGTATGGTGATGCAATTGAAGAGCCAATGAGAGAAGACCATCCATATAACAATACCACTTTCTATGGGGCAACTAAAATAGCAGGCGAACATATATGTCGTTCTCTGTATCATCGCTACAAAGGTACAGAAAAACATTTTGATTATGTGGGACTGCGGTATATGAATGTGTATGGGCCACGCCAAGATTATCAGGGTACTTATATTGCCGTAATTATGAAAATTTTGGACAGACTAGATAAAGGATTACCCCCAGTAGTTTATGGTGATGGCTCACAAGCCTATGATTTTATCTACGTCGGAGATTGTGCTAGAGCTAACGTTTGTGCAATGAAATCAACTGCTACAGATGCTTTTTATAATGTTGGTACTGGTGTGAAAACTACTATTCAAGAATTAGCAGAGTTGATTTTAGAAGTTACCGGTTCTGACTTGAAAATTCAATATGAACCAGGTGGTCAAACCTTTGTAACCAACCGTGTAGGTTGTCCTCAAAAAGCATCTGCGGAAATTGATTTTGCAGCCAAATTACAACTTAAAGAAGGACTAGCGAAACTTATTGAATGGCGCAATAGTCACAAAGAAGAAGTCGCTAGTCGTCGCCGCGCAGTGGGAATAGCTGATTAA
- a CDS encoding acyltransferase — MANYFVHESSYVDEGADIGEGTKIWHFCHIFAKAKIGRNCIFGQNVLVSNNVVVGDYCKIQNNVSLYEGVILEDYVFCGPSMVFTNVKTPRCEFPRNTSNDYLKTLVKRGSSIGANATIVCGVTLHECAFVAAGAVVTKDVPAYAMVAGVPANIIGWMSAYGDVLQFDADGYAVDSTGTKYQQVSEKEVIRVS, encoded by the coding sequence ATGGCTAATTATTTTGTACATGAATCCAGTTATGTGGATGAAGGCGCAGACATTGGCGAAGGTACAAAAATTTGGCATTTTTGCCACATCTTCGCCAAAGCGAAAATTGGACGGAACTGCATCTTCGGGCAGAATGTTTTAGTTTCTAATAACGTAGTTGTTGGTGATTATTGCAAAATTCAAAATAACGTCTCGCTGTACGAAGGCGTAATTTTAGAAGACTATGTTTTTTGCGGCCCCAGTATGGTCTTCACCAACGTCAAAACACCGCGTTGTGAATTTCCGCGCAATACCAGTAATGATTACCTAAAAACTTTGGTCAAGCGCGGTAGCAGTATTGGCGCAAATGCCACAATCGTTTGTGGTGTTACCTTACATGAATGTGCTTTTGTCGCCGCCGGCGCAGTGGTGACAAAAGATGTACCAGCTTATGCAATGGTGGCTGGAGTACCCGCAAACATAATTGGGTGGATGAGTGCCTACGGAGATGTGCTACAGTTTGATGCTGATGGCTATGCTGTAGATTCTACAGGCACCAAATATCAACAAGTATCAGAGAAAGAAGTGATAAGGGTTTCATGA